In Euphorbia lathyris chromosome 10, ddEupLath1.1, whole genome shotgun sequence, the DNA window CAAACATCCTCTTTAGTTGTCTCCCTTGTTCTTCGATTCTTAATTGTAGATTTTTCTGAATCTGTGCCCATAAAAAACAAACACTATTTCAATTTATTCTCTCTATATTTGGACAtaaaatcaaaactttatttacttACAATTAACACTTTCGGTCAAATCAATCTAAAATGACATGTATTAGCCTATGATTTGTGGAGTTTTTTTACAcgtgttatttttttatgttgacACTTGTTATTTCGCGTTAATATGACCTCATAAACGCAGTTAAAAGACTAGATTGATACTAAAAAgattttgaaccaaatttaCCTTGCAAGCCAAGTTTAGGAGAAGTTTTACAATGGTCCAAGTGTAATATTCGATTGAAATGCATATCATCTTATTAAAAAATGATTGGTGAACAATTACCACATCTTCTGTTAATAAGATCCAATGAACTGAGATTATAATAGAAAGTTCAGTTACAACTTAACATTTATTCCATATTAAATTTGTACTAAGATTCGGTATCTATTGCAGCACATAATACCCAATGTTGCATCAGATAGAAATGAGAGGTTCTATAGTGATCTTAGACCAGACTGGTTCAGAATTGCTCATATACTGCCATGTCAATAGCATTCTTAGTGGACCAGTCTAGTCTCGATACCATATAGTAGAAATGTTGTATAGAAACTCTGATTAAAAATAAACTAGAATTTCTACCATAGAATAATATTGAGTTAGAGTTTCTAACATTACAGCAATATCTACTGTGTTCAATACAAGTAAAGTCATTCTTTTTCGACCGCCAAATTAACATTCATCttgaaaaaaaatcatatcGTGGTGGACCACTCTAATTATGACATGTCAACATTTATACTAATATGTGACAACAGTAAACAGAAAACAGTAAGTAAACCAAACGGATTCTTAGAACCAATTTGGTCCGGTAACGTTGTAGAATATTTGGTGACAAGCAAAAAGAATAGGGtggaaatagaagaagagaaaacaAATAAGATAGAGCAATGCACCGGGGAATGAAATATTACATTGAGGGTATGTACCTCCAACTGGTCGTGCAGACGCCTCTGCACATCTAATTGCAGCTGTAATGCCTCATTGATTTGCAATCTACTGCTTCACATCATTTAACACttgttatttaaattaaaatcccACTtacataatttatcaaattaataagGACTAATTATGAATATTACGTTCTTGTATCCACATCATTTATGCTACTTCTGTTCTCAAACCTTCCTGCAGATATAGTAAAATATCTTTTTCTGTcacattaaattaaactatgtaatcatatatataataaggtATTTAAATTACCTTGTGAAGAGTCTGGCATGTACTTGGCTATTCTATATTTCTGCAAGAATTAATTAGGTTATCATAATAAAGTTGAGTAGTTTTTATGTCACTAAACGAAATACAGGAGGGACGATGATATTAGTAGCATTAAATAATACCTGCAAATGACTCTTGACATGGAAGATAGTCAATCCTTCTGAACCCATCAGCTTCAATATTGCCTTTGGTGTTGCTTCTGCAATTGAATCATATTATAAAAGATAGTCTATATTTTTCGATTCTAACCAAATACTTTTTTTTCGAACTGTTTAGActgaaaaaacaaaaaccagTTACAGAAAGGAGAATCAAAAGAGGACATACTCTCGGCACCTCCAAGGCGATTTACGCAATCGACGAatctctcatgaagattttgagTCCAACGGATTCGAGTTTTTGCAGCAACAGGGTTCACAGATCTTTGAGACTCAGTCTCTTTGGCTGAAGAAAATCCTAGCTGTGAAAATGGATTTCCCCCAACCTGTTGCCGAATAGAGATTAACAATTAGAAAAAAAACACATAGGACTacatcataaaattaaataaaaaaacaatacatACTCGACGATCCTGAATGGAAAACTGGTTTATTGCAggagaataataataataatcatcagGAAAATGAGTCTGAAAATGCAGTTTATTCTCATCGGGTTTAGAAAATCCTGAGCTTTCCTGTGAAGAAATAGTATAGGATTTGGAGTACGGACAGGGCTGAAACCCCATGTATCTTTCAGTTGCATAGAAAGCTGAAGCCGGGGACTCGAAGCGACTCATAATGCTGCTTGAAGAGTCGTCAGGCCTTGGATTTTGGGCTCCCAATTCCATGAAACTTTGATTATTATTGCTTTCTTGGTAATTCATTTGATCAGTAAAGTGAATCATATTTCATAGCAATTccaattattttaaagtcttgAAGCCAC includes these proteins:
- the LOC136209202 gene encoding myb family transcription factor PHL5 isoform X1, which gives rise to MIHFTDQMNYQESNNNQSFMELGAQNPRPDDSSSSIMSRFESPASAFYATERYMGFQPCPYSKSYTISSQESSGFSKPDENKLHFQTHFPDDYYYYSPAINQFSIQDRRVGGNPFSQLGFSSAKETESQRSVNPVAAKTRIRWTQNLHERFVDCVNRLGGAEKATPKAILKLMGSEGLTIFHVKSHLQKYRIAKYMPDSSQGRFENRSSINDVDTRTRLQINEALQLQLDVQRRLHDQLEVHTLNVIFHSPIQKNLQLRIEEQGRQLKRMFDEQQIRTNGSFYKNQQTPTPTPTTNESSFNLEDFEVSDIAQGSNNTHFPSKIS
- the LOC136209202 gene encoding myb family transcription factor PHL5 isoform X2, producing MIHFTDQMNYQESNNNQSFMELGAQNPRPDDSSSSIMSRFESPASAFYATERYMGFQPCPYSKSYTISSQESSGFSKPDENKLHFQTHFPDDYYYYSPAINQFSIQDRRVGGNPFSQLGFSSAKETESQRSVNPVAAKTRIRWTQNLHERFVDCVNRLGGAEKATPKAILKLMGSEGLTIFHVKSHLQKYRIAKYMPDSSQGRFENRSSINDVDTRTRLQINEALQLQLDVQRRLHDQLEVHTLNIQKNLQLRIEEQGRQLKRMFDEQQIRTNGSFYKNQQTPTPTPTTNESSFNLEDFEVSDIAQGSNNTHFPSKIS
- the LOC136209202 gene encoding myb family transcription factor PHL5 isoform X3, whose product is MIHFTDQMNYQESNNNQSFMELGAQNPRPDDSSSSIMSRFESPASAFYATERYMGFQPCPYSKSYTISSQESSGFSKPDENKLHFQTHFPDDYYYYSPAINQFSIQDRRVGGNPFSQLGFSSAKETESQRSVNPVAAKTRIRWTQNLHERFVDCVNRLGGAEKATPKAILKLMGSEGLTIFHVKSHLQKYRIAKYMPDSSQGRFENRSSINDVDTRTRLQINEALQLQLDVQRRLHDQLEIQKNLQLRIEEQGRQLKRMFDEQQIRTNGSFYKNQQTPTPTPTTNESSFNLEDFEVSDIAQGSNNTHFPSKIS